Proteins encoded together in one Ipomoea triloba cultivar NCNSP0323 chromosome 4, ASM357664v1 window:
- the LOC116014697 gene encoding protein WHAT'S THIS FACTOR 1 homolog, chloroplastic-like, whose translation MIQNVIFRGVCKPVRSILNDSKQIFEIFRPASLRKSAHMLLQTMYKTGGGRPKKKIYHRVHELDRVMDLQKKPSLILQLKSIIESQRNQSLLLRDLEKEVGFVQKWNFMNVIEKYPTIFYVTCAGGTPPAVMLSRKAKEIAVEEGQVRLEMEPILIKNLRKLLMLSVDCRVPLGNIDLIENELGLPPDYKNSLISKYPEFFSVKSVNGRDYLHLENWDSSLAVTAREERWACERESKLEEGIKPTRTSKDGNFSGPFAFHVSFPAGFRPNKSYLEEVVRWQKMEFPSPYLNARRFDIADPKARKRVVGVLHELLSLTMEKRLTSAQLEAFHSEYRLPAKLLLCLIKQHGIFYITNKGVKSSVFLKEAYSGSNLIHKCPLLVFRDRFIALIGRKDINSFTSAHHNIFHEIS comes from the coding sequence ATGATTCAAAATGTAATCTTTAGGGGAGTTTGTAAGCCTGTTCGATCCATTCTCAATGATTCGAAACAGATCTTTGAAATATTCAGACCAGCTTCACTCAGGAAATCAGCTCACATGTTGCTACAAACCATGTACAAAACGGGTGGAGGGAGACCCAAGAAGAAAATTTACCATAGAGTTCATGAGCTGGACCGAGTTATGGACCTTCAGAAGAAGCCGTCATTGATTCTACAGCTAAAATCCATAATTGAGTCTCAAAGAAACCAGAGCCTCCTTCTAAGAGACCTTGAGAAGGAAGTTGGGTTTGTTCAGAAATGGAATTTCATGAATGTGATTGAGAAGTACCCTACAATTTTCTATGTCACTTGTGCTGGTGGAACACCTCCGGCGGTTATGCTGAGTAGAAAAGCTAAAGAAATTGCAGTGGAAGAAGGCCAAGTGAGACTGGAAATGGAGCCCATTCTGATTAAGAATCTACGCAAGTTGTTAATGTTGTCAGTTGATTGCCGGGTGCCATTGGGAAATattgatttgattgaaaatgaattggGGTTGCCTCCTGACTACAAAAATTCTTTGATCTCAAAATACCCAGAATTTTTCTCGGTGAAAAGTGTTAACGGTAGGGATTATCTTCACTTGGAGAATTGGGATTCTTCATTAGCAGTCACTGCTAGGGAGGAAAGATGGGCATGTGAAAGGGAATCGAAGTTGGAAGAGGGTATAAAGCCAACAAGAACATCCAAAGACGGGAACTTTTCTGGTCCTTTTGCATTTCACGTGAGTTTCCCTGCTGGATTCAGGCCAAACAAGAGTTACCTCGAGGAAGTTGTGAGATGGCAGAAGATGGAGTTCCCATCTCCATACTTGAATGCTAGGAGATTTGACATTGCTGATCCAAAAGCTCGAAAAAGAGTGGTGGGCGTGCTTCATGAACTCCTGAGTTTGACTATGGAGAAGCGGCTGACATCCGCTCAACTGGAGGCATTCCATTCTGAATATCGTTTGCCAGCTAAACTCCTACTTTGCTTGATCAAACAACACGGCATATTTTACATTACAAATAAAGGTGTAAAGAGTAGTGTATTCCTAAAAGAGGCTTACAGTGGATCCAATTTGATTCATAAATGCCCTCTTTTGGTGTTTAGGGATAGATTCATTGCACTGATCGGTAGAAAGGACATCAATTCATTTACTAGTGCTCATCATAATATATTTCATGAAATAAGTTAG